One genomic segment of Amycolatopsis sp. WQ 127309 includes these proteins:
- a CDS encoding BTAD domain-containing putative transcriptional regulator: MRFRVLGTLEARVHGDRVTLASPREQRALATLLLNPNAVVPVERLIDALWEDEPPATAVKQVRNCVSALRGRLGETGGMIVTDGPGYRLQTGIDDLDSLRFRRHVTVARGLAGQAKLADAVKEIRDALALWRGPALDGLRTSALAGRAAALDEQRFDAVELCADWQLRLGETGEVVRELTEFCGEHPMRELSHLLLMRALAKEGRYAEASTLFHGLRRRLADELGVDPNPGLRRLHEQILTEATPSAPADVAPEAAATPDRHLGRAVTELAEAVTWQWRAEAELRSLHRPQPIALRWSAAARPGKPALRGDLDDIAGTYTALPVPQLVVLGDPGSGKSVLALMLTLELLRTRAPGTPVPVLLSLASWDPRREHLDRWLADRLADNHPALLTAGEYGPGAPTRLVLGGHVVPVLDGLDEMPPDLRVAALDALDQTMARGRSLVLTCRSAEYEQVTRESGAVLGAATVVRLEPVARQEAITYLSARAGAGQDRWLPVADRLRREPDAALARVLRTPLMVDLARIGYGRLGADPAELLGADDAAVLEGQLLDSFVPNAYARVPQPPGRNPKTSPSGRYTTAQAERWLGFLARHLEQTRSRDLAWWRLYRAVPAGTRSGLVGLLIAVLFVVTGWVDDGPALAAIYALSFGGAGYLTHRFARPPEPLRTELRFAGATRKFAGRFAIGAVVGVLLGLGWSLATGLVVFLALVFGLVFAVHVWLAKPVDASRVSSPRMILRNERTGAIALSVSFLVSLGLFDGMAFAFTAQTRFLPVLGGRYDVALGVAGGLAGALFGWFMARGVAAVCYGLAGAIAGGQVFPAATNPVLPFVVGVCFGGGIGLAVLVTRAWGNYFVHHAWLAATGRLPWRLMHFLDDAHRRGVLRQAGGVYQFRHARVQERLAEARSDER, translated from the coding sequence ATGAGGTTCCGTGTTCTCGGGACACTGGAAGCGCGGGTGCACGGGGATCGGGTCACGTTGGCGAGCCCGCGTGAACAGCGCGCGCTCGCCACCCTTCTGCTCAACCCCAACGCCGTCGTCCCGGTGGAGCGCCTGATCGACGCGCTCTGGGAGGACGAGCCGCCCGCGACGGCCGTGAAGCAGGTGCGCAACTGCGTCTCCGCGCTGCGCGGCCGGCTCGGCGAGACCGGCGGGATGATCGTCACCGACGGCCCCGGCTACCGCCTGCAGACCGGGATCGACGATCTCGACTCGCTGCGCTTCCGCCGTCACGTCACGGTGGCCCGGGGGCTCGCCGGGCAGGCGAAGCTCGCCGACGCCGTCAAGGAGATCCGCGACGCGCTCGCCCTGTGGCGGGGCCCGGCGCTCGACGGGCTGCGGACGTCCGCGCTGGCCGGCCGGGCCGCGGCACTCGACGAACAGCGTTTCGACGCCGTGGAGCTGTGCGCCGACTGGCAGCTGCGGCTCGGCGAGACGGGTGAGGTCGTGCGCGAGCTGACCGAGTTCTGCGGCGAGCACCCGATGCGCGAGCTGTCCCACCTGCTCCTGATGCGCGCCCTCGCGAAGGAGGGCCGCTACGCCGAAGCCTCGACGTTGTTCCACGGCCTGCGCCGGCGGCTGGCCGACGAGCTGGGCGTCGACCCGAACCCCGGTCTGCGACGGCTCCACGAGCAGATCCTGACCGAGGCCACGCCCAGCGCCCCGGCCGACGTCGCCCCCGAGGCGGCGGCCACGCCGGATCGCCACCTCGGCCGGGCGGTCACCGAGCTGGCCGAAGCCGTCACGTGGCAGTGGCGCGCGGAAGCCGAGCTGCGGTCGCTGCACCGGCCGCAGCCCATCGCCCTGCGCTGGTCGGCCGCCGCCCGGCCGGGAAAGCCCGCGCTGCGGGGCGACCTCGACGACATCGCCGGGACGTACACCGCGCTGCCGGTGCCGCAGCTGGTCGTGCTGGGCGATCCCGGGTCCGGCAAGTCCGTGCTCGCCCTGATGCTGACGCTGGAGCTGCTGCGTACCCGCGCTCCGGGTACCCCGGTCCCGGTCCTGCTGTCGCTGGCCTCCTGGGACCCGCGGCGGGAACACCTCGACCGGTGGCTGGCCGACCGGCTCGCCGACAACCACCCGGCCCTGCTCACCGCCGGGGAGTACGGGCCCGGCGCGCCCACCCGGCTCGTCCTCGGCGGCCACGTCGTCCCGGTCCTCGACGGCCTCGACGAGATGCCGCCCGACCTGCGCGTCGCGGCGCTCGACGCGCTGGACCAGACCATGGCCCGGGGCCGCTCGCTGGTGCTGACCTGCCGCTCGGCCGAGTACGAGCAGGTCACGCGCGAGTCCGGCGCGGTCCTGGGCGCCGCCACCGTCGTGCGGCTCGAACCCGTGGCCCGGCAGGAGGCGATCACCTACCTGTCCGCGCGGGCGGGCGCCGGCCAGGACCGCTGGCTCCCGGTGGCCGACCGGCTGCGCCGGGAGCCGGACGCGGCACTGGCCCGGGTGCTGCGGACGCCGTTGATGGTCGACCTCGCGCGGATCGGCTACGGCCGGCTCGGCGCGGATCCCGCCGAGCTGCTCGGCGCGGACGACGCGGCCGTCCTCGAAGGGCAGCTGCTCGACTCGTTCGTCCCCAACGCCTACGCCCGGGTGCCGCAGCCGCCGGGGCGCAACCCGAAGACCAGCCCGTCCGGGCGGTACACCACGGCGCAGGCGGAGCGCTGGCTGGGGTTCCTGGCCCGGCACCTCGAGCAGACGCGCAGCCGTGACCTGGCCTGGTGGCGGCTGTACCGGGCGGTGCCGGCCGGGACGCGCTCGGGCCTGGTCGGGCTGCTGATCGCGGTGTTGTTCGTCGTCACCGGCTGGGTCGACGACGGCCCGGCGCTGGCGGCGATCTACGCCCTTTCGTTCGGTGGCGCCGGCTACTTGACCCACCGCTTCGCGCGTCCGCCGGAACCACTGCGCACCGAACTGCGCTTCGCCGGGGCCACCCGCAAGTTCGCCGGCCGGTTCGCGATCGGGGCCGTCGTGGGTGTCCTGCTCGGGCTGGGCTGGTCGCTGGCCACCGGCCTGGTCGTCTTCCTGGCGCTCGTGTTCGGGCTGGTGTTCGCGGTGCACGTGTGGCTCGCGAAACCGGTCGACGCCAGCCGCGTGTCGAGCCCGCGGATGATCCTGCGCAACGAGCGGACCGGCGCGATCGCGTTGTCCGTCTCGTTCCTGGTGTCGCTGGGGCTGTTCGACGGGATGGCGTTCGCGTTCACCGCGCAGACGCGGTTCCTGCCGGTGCTGGGCGGCCGCTACGACGTGGCGCTGGGCGTCGCCGGCGGGCTGGCGGGCGCGTTGTTCGGCTGGTTCATGGCCCGCGGCGTCGCGGCCGTGTGCTACGGCCTCGCGGGCGCGATCGCCGGCGGCCAGGTGTTCCCGGCGGCGACGAACCCGGTCCTGCCGTTCGTGGTCGGCGTGTGCTTCGGTGGCGGCATCGGCCTGGCCGTCCTGGTGACACGAGCGTGGGGCAACTACTTCGTCCACCACGCCTGGCTCGCCGCGACCGGCCGCCTCCCGTGGCGCCTGATGCACTTCCTCGACGACGCCCACCGCCGCGGCGTGCTGAGGCAGGCGGGCGGGGTCTACCAGTTCCGCCACGCCCGCGTCCAGGAGCGGCTGGCCGAAGCCAGGTCCGACGAGCGGTAG